CGGCCGAGTTGCTCTTCCGAATCCCAGAGGGCTTGTCGAGCGTTGAAGCCGCGGCACTACCAGAGGTCTGTGCGACGGTGGTTTCCAATCTCTTCATTGAAGGCGATCTGAAGTCCGGAGAGACAATCCTGATTCATGGGGGAGCCGGCGGCATCGGGTCCATGGCTATTCAGCTGGCCAAGGCTGCTGGCGCACGAGTGCTTGTCACCGCGTCTTCGCCCGAGAAACTCGAGTACTGTCTGAGTCTCGGAGCAGATGAGGGAATCAACTATCGAGAGGATGACTTCGAAGCACGAGTCAAAGAGCTCACTGACGGGCAGGGCATTGACCTCATTCTGGATGTCATCGGCGCAAAGTACCTAGAACGTAACATCCGGGCGCTCGCCGTGGAGGGGCGAATGGTGGTCATCGGACTGCAAGGCGGAACGAAGGCTGAACTGAACCTCGGAGTGTTGCTGGGCAAGCGGGCTCGAATCATTGCCACAACTCTTAGGTCCCGTCCTTTGTCGCAGAAGTCTGAAATTGTGAAGCAGACCGTCGCACGGGTGATGCCGTTGGTCGATGCAGGAAAAGTGTCCATCAACGTCTCGAAGGTCTTCGACTTCTCCCATTTGACTAGTGCTCATGAATACTTTGATTCGGGTGAACATACGGGAAAAATTGTTATTGAGGTTTAGCCAGAATTGTTTCAGGCGCGTAAAGTGACAAAGTAGTCATAAAGACGTGATTGACCTTATAAGGGCTAGTCACGTGCATCACTTGTTACGCCCTGAGGAGGATGCTCACCTTGAGTACCCAAAATACGCTGCCCCCGGCAGGCGTAGATCCCGAAGTCGCTGAGCGCGAAGAATCCCGGTGGACTCCCTTACGCATTGCTATCTGGATTGCCATCGCGTTAGTCGGCGGTATTGCCTGGTCCTTCCTCGCCTTTTCGCGAGGCGAAACTATCAACGCGATTTGGTTTGTCTTCGCAGCGGTAGCGACGTACCTCATCGCCTACCGTTTCTATGCGAAGTTCATTGAACGCAAGATCGTCAAGCCTGATGATTTCCGTGCAACTCCGGCCGAATCGGTCAACAATGGCCGTGACTTCGTTCCGACCGACCGCCGTGTGCTCTTCGGACACCACTTCGCAGCTATTGCCGGTGCAGGTCCGTTGGTTGGTCCGATTCTGGCTGCCCAGATGGGCTACCTGCCAGGAACGATCTGGATTATCGTCGGTGTGGTCTTGGCCGGCGCTGTACAGGACTACCTGGTGATGTTCTTCTCCATGCGTCGCGGCGGGCGTTCGCTGGGCCAAATGGCTCGCGAAGAACTCGGATTGATTGGTGGCACCGCTGCCCTGATCGCCACGCTGACGATTATGATCATCATTACCGCCATTCTGGCGCTCGTTGTGGTCAATGCTTTGGGCGAATCTGCCTGGGGCGTGTACTCGGTGGGTCTAACCATTCCTATCGCCTTGTTCATGGGTATCTACCTCCGCTTCATTCGTCCGGGCAAGGTTCTAGAAATCTCCATCATCGGCTTCGTCCTGCTGATGTTCGCGATCATCTCAGGCCGTTGGATTGCCGAATCACCTTGGGGCGCTGAATTCTTCCATCTAGATCGCACCACCATTGCGTGGGCCATCATTATCTACGGCGTTATCGCTGCGGTTCTACCGGTCTGGTTGCTGCTGGCACCACGTGACTATCTGTCCACGTTCATGAAGATCGGTGTCATTGCCCTGCTGGCCGTAGCCATCATCGTTGTGCGTCCAGAAATTACCGTTCCGGCGTTCTCTGAATTTGCTGGTCGTTCTGATGGTCCGGTTGTTTCCGGGCATATTTTCCCGTTCCTGTTCGTGACTATTGCCTGTGGTGCGCTCTCTGGCTTCCACGCGTTGATCTCCTCGGGTACCACTCCGAAGCTGGTTGAAAAGGAAAAGCAGACCCGCTTCTTGGGTTACGGTGGCATGCTCATGGAATCCATGGTGGCCATCATGGCATTGGTTGCCGCGATCTCCATTGACCGTGGCGTGTACTTCGCGATGAACTCTTCGGCGGCCGCCACCGGTGGCACCGTGGAAACTGCGGTCGCCTTTGTGAACTCCTTGGGGCTCACCGGGGTGAACCTGGAACCAAACACACTCACGGAACTGGCCACGAACGTCGGCGAAACCAGTGTGGTATCTCGTACAGGTGGTGCTCCGACCCTGGCCGTGGGCATCGCACACATCATGCATCAGTGGTTCGGTGGAACCGCGATGATGGGCTTCTGGTACCACTTCGCCATCATGTTCGAGGCATTGTTCATTCTTACCGCGGTAGACGCTGGTACCCGTGTTGCTCGCTTCATGCTGCAGGACACCATCGGTAACTTCCTGCCGAAGTTCAAAGACACCTCATGGCGCCCCGGGGTATGGATTTGTACCCTGATTATGGTCGCAGGGTGGGGCTACATCCTCATTCTTGGCGTCACCGATCCACTGGGCGGAATCAACACCTTCTTCCCACTCTTCGGTATTGCCAACCAGCTCTTGGCGGCCATCGCACTAGCCGTGGTGATGGGTATCATCGCTAAGCGCAACAACTTCAAGTACCTCTGGGTTGTAGCTCTGCCATTGGCCTTCACCGTGGTGGTGACCTTCGTTGCCAGCTGGCAGAAGATCTTCTCGACCGATACCAAGGTCGGGTACTTCGCTAACCACAATGCCTACAAAGATGCACTGGCCAATGGCGAAACCTCACTCGGATCAGCCAAGACGGTCGAGGCCATGGAAGCCGTGGTCCGCAATACCGGCGTCCAGGGTTGGCTTTCGGTGCTCTTCTTACTGTTGACCGCAGTGGTGATTGTTTCGGCGATCGTAGCGACGATCAAGGCCAAAAAGAACGGTGGCGGAAACAATACTGAAGACCCTGCAGTTCCTTCCAAGATGTACGCACCGGCAGGGATCATTTCCACTCCTGCCGAAAAGCAGTTGGCGAATCAGTGGAAGCAGGTTCCTGCTGCTTCTCAAGTTCAGCGTGGCGGGCACTAGCCATGGCTTCGTTGATGGAACGCCTTAGTCAGGCCAAGCGGTTTGTAGACGGGGTGCTGGGCGCAGATAAGTACCAGCACTATCTGGAACATCACGCTCGAAATCATCCGGAACAAGCACCGATGAATGAACGTGAATTCTGGAAGGACTATACCGACTGGCAAGAGAAGAACCCTGAGGGGCGTTGCTGCTAGAGACGCTGCGAACCGGCCTTGGAACCTGCCCACCTGCGGTAGGTTCCAAGGCCGGTTTCGTTTTATGTCGATGTCAGGGAAATGGTGATGCCTTCCCACCGGTAGGCTAGAACTAAGCAATTTTGTACAACACCACTAAAGAAGAGTCATGGCGTTCTTTTCACGACTTCGCGCACAACGCGCA
The nucleotide sequence above comes from Glutamicibacter sp. B1. Encoded proteins:
- a CDS encoding YbdD/YjiX family protein; protein product: MERLSQAKRFVDGVLGADKYQHYLEHHARNHPEQAPMNEREFWKDYTDWQEKNPEGRCC
- a CDS encoding NAD(P)H-quinone oxidoreductase — its product is MSAYIYNAGGGPEVIELIERPIPTVGSGEVLVKVEAFGLNRADVQQRKGVYPPPPGASDIPGLEVSGSIVAVGEDVTDWSIGTRVAALLAGGGYAQFVNVPAELLFRIPEGLSSVEAAALPEVCATVVSNLFIEGDLKSGETILIHGGAGGIGSMAIQLAKAAGARVLVTASSPEKLEYCLSLGADEGINYREDDFEARVKELTDGQGIDLILDVIGAKYLERNIRALAVEGRMVVIGLQGGTKAELNLGVLLGKRARIIATTLRSRPLSQKSEIVKQTVARVMPLVDAGKVSINVSKVFDFSHLTSAHEYFDSGEHTGKIVIEV
- a CDS encoding carbon starvation CstA family protein — encoded protein: MLTLSTQNTLPPAGVDPEVAEREESRWTPLRIAIWIAIALVGGIAWSFLAFSRGETINAIWFVFAAVATYLIAYRFYAKFIERKIVKPDDFRATPAESVNNGRDFVPTDRRVLFGHHFAAIAGAGPLVGPILAAQMGYLPGTIWIIVGVVLAGAVQDYLVMFFSMRRGGRSLGQMAREELGLIGGTAALIATLTIMIIITAILALVVVNALGESAWGVYSVGLTIPIALFMGIYLRFIRPGKVLEISIIGFVLLMFAIISGRWIAESPWGAEFFHLDRTTIAWAIIIYGVIAAVLPVWLLLAPRDYLSTFMKIGVIALLAVAIIVVRPEITVPAFSEFAGRSDGPVVSGHIFPFLFVTIACGALSGFHALISSGTTPKLVEKEKQTRFLGYGGMLMESMVAIMALVAAISIDRGVYFAMNSSAAATGGTVETAVAFVNSLGLTGVNLEPNTLTELATNVGETSVVSRTGGAPTLAVGIAHIMHQWFGGTAMMGFWYHFAIMFEALFILTAVDAGTRVARFMLQDTIGNFLPKFKDTSWRPGVWICTLIMVAGWGYILILGVTDPLGGINTFFPLFGIANQLLAAIALAVVMGIIAKRNNFKYLWVVALPLAFTVVVTFVASWQKIFSTDTKVGYFANHNAYKDALANGETSLGSAKTVEAMEAVVRNTGVQGWLSVLFLLLTAVVIVSAIVATIKAKKNGGGNNTEDPAVPSKMYAPAGIISTPAEKQLANQWKQVPAASQVQRGGH